GCCACTTGGCCTACAAgatgacatcatagttcctccactttatattagtgcatttcataaatttaatgtaaaacggcttgccataaccCTGCAAatttataagtaataatttataattattgacCAAAGACCTCACCTAATAACCCCTCCCCCCACCCCAAAAAACAACCCAGATAAATCAAAAGCTACCAATCTATGCAGGTGTTTCTAGAATGTAGCATAGAAGTGTTGGAGGAAAATGCCTGGATGATGTTTGTGGAACTGTTTGGCCAGTCGTCTCTTCTGTTTGGCGGAGAGACGGTCACTCTGCGCGATATGGTGAATTAACTGCTTTAAACTGTCAACAGTGGCCTTGTCTTTGTTATCCTCATACTGCTGGTGCGACACCTGCTGGCAGAATGTAAACACTGCGAGAGGGAAAAAAATGGACATGGTAAATCAAATAAGAACGTGTCAAATCAGTTATTTGACAGttaagtgtatttgtatataaacAATTGTGTAgcacttttaattttttgtttttacattctgTTAACCTTGTTTTGATTAGTTTTCTTTTACTGTAAAGCACTTGTGATTTATTGTCTATtaaaaaggtgctatataaataaatctttactTTTTTACCATAGTTTTTACTTTTTGTAAATCATAAAAGCCCTCCTAGGGACAAGTGCTGCAAATTATCTTCGACTACAACAAGCATTGTTTCAGTTTAATCTATATTTCATGTATGGTTCTCTTACAAATGAAAtgtataagaaaaaaattaaacttaCGTGCTACTTTATCTAGATCCGTTCCTTGCTGCAGAGTTTGTAGTGTTTTCCTCACAGCATCTATCAACGTTAACGGTGTCTGGATatgtaaaagaaaaaagattaaatattctGTGATATTTACAGTATTCTGAGAGGTAATGTAATACTGAAAAGGGTTGTTTATACCTTAAAGAGCTGTGTGAGATTATCCGTGAGAAACAGCAGTAGTTGCTCACACTGGCCACGAGTCATTTCTTTACTCTGGATCACAGCTTTCACAAACGTCTTGCTAACCAAAGCCCGGTTTTCAGTCTGGTTCATGATAAACACAGCGGTATTATGCAATGAATTAAtacttttaacatttaaacatgtttaaactgaaaactggacaagatttatatatttaaatgaaaatgagcctGTGAATTAGATTATTCCAGTTACTAGAAATTTATTTAGCGAAAGATGCATTAAATAGCTCAAACTGACAAATTattctacattttaaataaatgctgcttttTGCATCTTTCTAGTCAAAGAAATGCATTGtagtttacaaaaaaattgtaagacgcaaaaataaaaaattaataatgaatgtttataacaaattataatatgcaatttattgtgtttatgtgACAGTGAATACTGAAGTAACGATGctgaaaacattaaaatgaaacaatgtttcacaatattactatatGTGACATATTTTGATTTGAAGTAAATGCAATCTTAGTGAGCATAGCATACTTGAATgatttgtataaaataattattattatacttatgtaccaaaataaatactttttgtaTGTGTTAAGAATTTTTTTGgggagcatttaaaaaaaagaaagcacataatattattaaagaACCAATTCCAATAATTCACTTATATGTTGCATATAGGGGTGTTCGGTTGCGGGTTTTTTTGGCGTCAACTTCGATTCTCGACCCCTAATTTTGGAGTTGGTGGAATCCGACTCCGAAATCAACTCCATTTACATTCACATAAAATAGCACAAGGATTAAACATGTATCATATCTTGCTTTACACAATGCTACTGCGTCAATTCCAGCTTTACATTGTGTAGTTCTCCTCTGGTCAGACATAACCAGCAGCTTAAATAAtctaaagtcaaaataaaatagttatcagTCCACACTTTTTAACAGCATATTTTAATTGTCTAGTTTAGATAATTTAGCAAATTACATTGCAATTGTGGAGACAGAAAGTTAAAGCATGAATTTATTATCgaaatgtttaatgaaaagatgTGTAGcagtttataaacaaacaaaaaaacaaaacaatttggccttttaaaaaaaaaaaaaatcataaaatagtctaaatatattcttaatataaatgtttgataCTTGAATACTAGGTCTACCGAGTGAACAAAATAATCTGGAGTAGCGGACGGTTACACAAGGCACCACACCCCAAATCTGCCGTTGTTCATTCGCTTAACCCATCTATAAACAAAATagctagattttttattttatttaatgaccAGTTAAATATTAAACTACCTACACGAAAtgtttaacttaaataatttatgcattaacaaacctaaaataaaaaataaaagcagcatGATAGACTGTGGCTCAAAAAATATCATACTCCTCTctcttgtaaatgtatttttttaaagtgtacttttaaatagcctattactgtaatttaaaatatcactgtttgttttgtgcaATTTGTTCATGATTCGATAAGGTTATGTTAATGGGACTTCATACGCCGGAAGAAAGTCAGACCTGTTTTTGATCACAACCTtggctatttttatttaaaaatcttctttttgaaacgaatttcTTTTGATATAATTTTTTGTAGTTATCTAGAAAATAAACAAGAAGAATGAATATTAGAGGTGAAAATAAGTGCATTTGGGACCAAAACAAAACCACGACCACAGATTTTGtgtcaataaataaatcttgGTTACTTTTGTCATTGTGATTAGTGTTCGTGGTCGCGAAATTCAAAAGCAAAAGCGTAAAACGTGTGAACACTCATTCAAAGCGAGCGCCTTCGGTGTTCATCTTGCACAAGAATGAGCATTATAACTGTAGAATGTAACTGCTTTATTCAGGAGGGTTTAAAAAAATAGACTCGACTTGGAGTCGATTCCTGTCCTGGAGGCGATTCCAGTACTAGGTCCATTGAGAGACGAGGAATCAACACTTTTGGAGTCAACTCCCCATCTCTAGTTGCATACAGATATCAAAagtgtaaatgtataaaataatgaaattattataaattcaAAGAACTACATTTATCTATAAAGCAGATCACACAGATCCATTCGGTATGTGTGTACAATTTGTGTTTATATAGAATTTTTTAAAGACAACAAACTCTAGCTCACCTGCTTGTGCAGTTTGAAAGCTTCATTATTTGCAGCAGCTGCCATAAAACCCAACAGTCTGCGTAACTCGTCTCTGCTTGTCGACTCCAAGAGCTGCAGACAGAGCTGAGCTGCTCTCAGGGCATCTTCACCTCTTCCACAATCTAAAGAAGAACACACAAATAGGAAGAAACTCAGAAACAATCAGAAACAATCAGGCACATGAGTAAAAGTGCAGACACCCTATGGACCCATAACAgacttttcacaagactgttatgacgtgtttaatggtcatcataatcttaaatgcTTGAAAgtctttaatatttagatttttttataaaacttatgaacatttatatgcatttatgaatgtattatatcatctttgcgtcaaattccAAAAAACTAATTAGCGTTTATGAGAGGTgattctaatgcagcgtctatcgGGCTGAGAGTATATTTGACGTTACTCTCTCCTCttgctttttcttttattatttcagcaaatagggttgtaaaaaaataatttgttgtattctcccattcactgtactctaagtttacccaaacatgatgccttccgctactgagaaacctggaaatgtgaaaatggtctattaaaatattactccAGTAGAAGTGTAAACTTTCCTTTTTCAACATTACTTGAGTCAAATTTCAAAagtatttgactttttatttactCAAGTAATAAAAGTATGATTAACTACTGATTTTGCTATTTTGCAAGATGCCACACTCTAATAACCACACTGATAATTCATGAGAAGTCAAGCAAAAACAAGTAAAACCACATTCACATGCTGATCCACATTCAAATCAGTTTGTAAAATTGGTAAATTGTTAAATAGTTTCACACTGAATgaatcgtttgaatcagtgaatcatttgctggaaactcactctgaatggatcacttgaatcagtaagttgtttacTAAAGACTAAAGCCGCGGTGACACACTAGAGTTTAATCCCCACAGACTTTCATTCATGCACATGTGAATGCAACAGACCGGAAAAGCAAGGTCGTGCAGCAAGTTTTGCAATTCGCTACGTTGGAAAGTTTAGAACATGACGTCTCTGTACAGAaacttaaaatatggaccaatcgcttgctttttgtaatgtctaatcatcttgtttaatcctgcccctttttgcagcaccatacaacagaatttcgcaagcacaaATTCTATTGTGAACGTGGCATATTCTGATTGGATTATTTGAAGCAGTGAGTTGTTTAGTGGAGACAGAttctaaaccagagatgcccaaactagggcccgcgggccaaagttggcccatggtaacctttaatttggcgtgccatcctatctgagaagagagggagtaTGATGGAGATGGTTTTGAGATTTgtcaatttaaatttaatgtaaccctttgattgtttgttttattgttaaaagcaaactaaaatgaaatgttttaattaaatggtgtaaattaatctgattttgtttaaatgtacatactgtcacacGACAATGCAGAGAATTTGgtgagcaaataaaaaaaaaaatcaaggagagcttctgcttgactagtgttttCAGCACTGAACTCCACTGTGGTATGTGATTGTGTTTTTTATTGCTAtacattatcattttaaaagttatactgcattagataatacaatttaaagtaatgttttctatttattttgagatattatgAAATTAGGatattacccatggcaactttaatgtaataaagtttggtatatttaacttcaGACCAAGGctttcaatgatatttggtttttagcccttcatacgaaaaagtttaagcacccctgctctaaacagatcatttgaatcaatgaatcatttgctggaaactcactctgaatcGATAATTGAATGATAATTGATGAGTGAGTTGTTGGTCCAATTCACAAATTTCTCATTCAGTGCAATTAGTGAACCAATTGAACAGGTTCACTGATAAAATTCAGCTTGTTCACAAATTAACCACCATTAACTCATATATGAGCATATGATGACTTCTCCCTTCTTTACTCGGCTTCATTAATGTAATGTCGTGACATAAAATGTATGATTTCTTTTTGCAAGGTAGTAATAAaggtttcataaaataaaaaaatacttggaTAAGGCACTTAAAATATGTACTTAGAGGTCTCATGaaattaaaatcacatttttagatgttagtatcagtattgttactTTTTAGGATAtccataagctagtgtgctccaaaacagtgacaaaattcatgtttagattatataaaactgatataaacatgtaaagcttgtaattTGTCtataggcctttttcacacttcctggttccggtaagcgaaacggcgtatcacaacatccggttccaatgCAACGGAGTAAGATAGAATGGCAGAGTCGTctcgtcgctgttattgcagcATTCCCGGCTGCTCTAGCTTTAAAAAACGACATCCTTACCTcaatttccacgaaaagacaaaggaaatcatgggtgaaattaattagacggaatgaatgtccttcGTTTCAAATTATATGCCAGAATAcgctcatgtgcagtatgcacttcaaagcggagatcattatgttttatcaaatattggtggtcttagttttattatgatgtgaaattataatatagacaaaattccagttgccttccacaaacaagtgctcctatcaaggtcattaatatatatgcacaatttttccccacattggaataatagacaactaatacaaatgcaatttttttacaacaaaattaatttggttagtcagttttataataaagatggtatacttttcttacaatgacATCGAGGATCAAACCATGACCTCTCTGgatagaaatttaaaacatggagcaaatttctcgcttttttaatgtctaaacatcttgtttaatcccgccccttttcgcagcgccctatgacagaatttcacacacacaaagcccagtgtgaccgcagcttgaagctacggtcacactgggctttgtgtgtgcgaaattctgtcgtacggcccTGCGAaaagggtgggattaaacaagataattagacatttaaaaaagccaacgattgctcaatatttaaaatttctgtccagagaggtcgtgtctTAATCCttaattggtctcacgcagtcaagtgatgcgatttcgcggtcagagttcaccaagcttgaacgtTGCACCGCAGTgagctgcgaaacttaacgcatgaccctgcgtttctggtctgacacattcgcgtgcgtatgaatagaagtctatggggggaaaagcccagtgtgaccgcagctttaagctacggtcacactgggctttgtgtgtgtgaaattctgtcgtacggcgctgcgaaaaggggcgggattatcaacatgattagacatttaaaaaagccagtgattgctccatgttttaaatttctgtccagagagttcatgttttgatcctcgattggtctcacgcagtcaagtgatgcgatttcgctggtcagagttcaccaagcttgaactttgcaccgcagcgaactgcgaaacttaacacatgaccctgcgtttccggtcagacccattcgcgtgcgtatgaatggaaccGGAGCtttaaatggatcaacggttggaagctacggtcacactgggctttgtgtgtgcgaaattctgtcatgccgTGCTGCGAAAAGTGGCGGGGTTAAAcaggatgattagacattaaaaaagcgagcaattgctccatgttttaaatttttgtccagagaggtcttgttttgatcctcaattggtctcacgcagtcaagtgatgcgatttcacaggtctgagcttgaactttgcactgcagcaacatgcgaaacttgacgcatgaccttgagtttccagtctgacgcattcgtgtgcgtatgaatggaagtctatgggaggaaaagcccagtgtgaccgcagctttattcacgctacctcatactttagtttctcattaaatcatagccaatcaaatgctctttagtaactgacatgccccacccacttcaagatgcttctcatttgcttttaatttgatCCACTCTCACTGTCAgaactgtgataaaacaaaacactattggctgtcttttaaaaaggggaggagcaattatgtcccaccctctctacgtgtttcggttgagattatgtcaaatatctaataaaaaactcatatttcaaagcacttcacgggatcttaaaaaaacttacatatgTCCACCACAGATTAGAAAGAAATCACTACAAACACCTTAAATTTCCCACTTGTTTTTTTATACTTACCCAAAAGTTGTATGATTCCAGTGTGGATGTCAATGTAACGTCCTGACAGCAGCGGAGGTCTTTCAGGGCTGTTGTAATATTTGGCGATGGTGTCAAACAGCAGTTTCTTCTGCATTCCGAACATCTCCTCCCCAACTGTTTTATTCTTCTGCATGAGCTGCTCACTGGCAGACACGATTAACTGATCTGGGAACAGCTCAAGACAATCCACTGCTGCCATCAGCCAAGAATCCAACCTTTAAAGAGAGAAATGATTCAACATAAGCCGATATTCAATAATTGAACATATCGTGATAATAAACATGCGCAATATTGATATCGATGAACACTTTCACTTTAATTTGGCCTACAAATTTGAAAAATCTGTAACTGTTTATTGTCACGGTTGTGGGTTTGTGCGCTCGCTTGATTGGTTGTTTTGGTTCCCTCGTGCACGTGTTATTGTGTCTGTGCTGTTATGGTCTCGTGTTTGGCATCATCAGCTGTTCTGATTAGCCGGCCAGCTGTGGCTCGTTATTGAGACTATATCTGGGCGGTGTCAGTTCGTTTGGTTGTTCACATACTCTGTCTCTTGTTTAGGACTGGCGTGGACCTGTCTCTGGATTCTGGTTTGatttttgtttctctgtttgaCTTCTGTGTTTACCGACTACAATTACTTCACTCCTTATTTTCCCTTTGTTAATTTATATTGACTTTGAGAACTGTATATTACCTCCGGACAATGAATCATTTGCAACTAGATTCATGGGTTTTCTTTTCTGTAAGAAGTGGGACAATTTATAAGCTCTGAAGAGTAAGGTTCTTTTTGTTAAAATCATTATTGTAATAGGGCcggacagaatctgcagacattttttgctttgTCTGCACAGAATTTTGAAAATATGAAGAGTGATTTTGGGAAcattgtaactaaaaacttaatatataaaataaaaaaataataccttttattgaatatttacaatgcaaatccaattagacccacttctttggtaaacaaaacaagtccctcatataatatatctactaaaagacagaaaatattactttacaaactgtactgtaaataaatcaaattaacattttcatattactcaataatattactaaaaaatcaatttaaaaaccacgtaaatatacatttacacataattacacaagtaaaaactcgatgggctaaaaatctgcggattataTGTGGACCtattaataactcattaaaaTCTTAATAGTCTTATTAAATGAGAACTAATAACTAATACAATTCAGTTCtatttttaaagttcaatttaacATAACTATAATAtggctttttccacactgttgatttaaaaaaaaaaaaaacaatttataaaatgtttactaataagaatttattataaagtgttacctattgtacTCAAGCACAGGGGTCTGCAACCTTTATTCGTAGCACGGGCCAGTGTTGACATTAATCATATTCTTTAGGATGGTATTTTGGTTGGTAAATGTTGTCAACTATGTAGATGAAAATACATCTATATCACAAATGCATACCACTACAATCGAAAACAAACTAATACAACTCGCCATAATACAGAGAGATGTTTTCCACTCATACTGTAACTAAATCTTAATAATGATGGGCACCGCACCCGccacattgtaaatacattgctAAGCAATGCAAACAGATGCCGAATGTGGTGCCACTGTTTGTACCTGGTTCATATCCTCGTAGAAAACGAACTGCGCTTCCAGTGTACAGTCTGTGACAGATACAGTATGTATCTTGGTTTTAACTTACAATAACATGGAATCTCATATAAAGTAATTTTCCGATTTTGTGGGCCGGATCATTCTCGATCCGGGGACCCCTGCTTTAGCATCCTTctgcaatttaattagtttaaaacatttatttactctgaacatgtgtataaaattaaatatttttggttATTATACCTGTAAATATAACCTTTTTGTAGCTTAGGTCAATATCGTGATAGTACCGTAAATCATTCTAAAAGCTTTAGGAATTAACCGCAACAAGAAAATCTAATATCATCAGAAACCTAAAAATGAGACATGTGAACCCAAGGAGAGCTCATGAATGTGCAATATGTCTGTATTGCGTATTGTGCACTGACTCAGGCAAGTTGAGACTCTCTGAGACCTCATGATCCACACAGGTGTTGGAGATGACCAAGTCACAGTGGTTGCGCAGAGATGAGCGCAGGGGTTCTGGTTTGGCAGGTGAGGTGAGAATACAGTCCAGCATTGAGATCTCAACCACCTGTAGCAACTGAAGTAACGTCTGCTGCCTCCAAACATCACACACCACTGAGACGAACACAAAAAGAGGAGAAACTGTGAGTGCTGTACACAAAAGAGTGTTTGTGCATTATTCTGGACTGTTATCTACTTATTTGTCAGCATCATGTCTTgtgcatttgtgcattttttttttttatcaaatataatTATTGACCCCCCATTCAGCaagttgttatctcagaataacataccttagaatgtcgcgactgaccaatcagaatagagtCGTCCAGACATTCCTTTCTTAAGACTCATAACTTCCCCATcaataaatatactgtacatgaaTAAGTCTTATGTGACCAATTCAGCATCTTGTATACAATGTCTGGTCATttctattttcaaaataaaactagTGGTTTTCAGAACCATGTTAATGTCACCACCAAAGACCCAATCAGACCCTAACAGAGCCCACAGTACTAGTTAtacctatatattatattatctcagacattaaacattatttagttGTCATGATAGACCAAATTAAACCTTAACAGACTATGCCTATTAGACCCACACTCATAGTTTTTGCTCTGTAATGTAAACTAAAGgctatatgtttctttatttctttgtGTTTAACGTTATGTCAGCTTTTATGGTCATTTTCATGGAGAAAAAAAGTATTCTGCAAACATAGATTATATTaaggtttttaaattatttcttcTAAAACCTCATGTTATTTGGATTAACAATAGTgttaaaaatcaaaaaataaatgcgGGAGGATCATTTCAAAAGTATTAAAAACCTGTGCGTCATCCTGGAGTGACCTATTCGACAATGGGTAAAACAATCTGATCCCACCTGATGGAGAATTTATAGTATTAAAAGTCTTTGACCAAGGCTAATTTCAtgaagttagtttttttttttttggatgtagATTCTCTTCactatttgtattttaatgtttgaACAAATTGTTGGTTTTAGACCGAATGAGGTACTGGACAAATTTGGAGGTTTGTCAATAGTGCTGCTTTAGCAACAGAGCGTGCTTCCACATTCCCTTTGATTCCAGAGTGTCCCAACAAAACCAAATTAAGTTCCTCCAATTTCACACATTTTTCTAAAGGTTACATAAAGGGATTAAATAAGATCTGGCTATACTTATTTACATTGTACATATTTAATCCATCACCATAAagagaaatttatattttaacagtTGTCAGAAGTgaaagttatttatttgtttgaaagtTAAATCCAACAAAAGGTATAAATCATGTTCAAAATGTTGactatttttacctttttttgaCAGGAAACTGTTGGAAACTGCTGCACGATGTAGATCAGAGGGAATAGATGGGTGTAGGTTTATATTCTTTAGTAGTCTCTCCACTCTCCTATCTGATGATCCAAGAACTAAAGGATTGGAGATGGTCTGCATTTCTCTAAACCTAGAAACAAATCGCAAACAACTTTACCGAGACATTTCATCCTAAAAAGGAATACTGGAAAATTTTTGttcgttttcaaatatttcctaagtgatatttaacaaaccaatgaaatattcatagtatttcctaaaatattattttaataataataataataataataataataataataataataataataataataataataataataataataataataataataataatattttcttttggCCAAAGTCTTATTtactttagtttggctggaataaaagcagttttaagttttaTGAAAACAATTTTGAGGTCAACActattagtccccttaagaatatttgtttttcaattgtctatagaacaaaccactgtggaccaataagttgcctaattatCCTTACTTGCCTTGTTAACATAATAACCTATTTCattctttaaattgcactttaagctgaatactatattGCTGACAAAGCAGAAAATATCGTGTATCACTGAGTACGTTTAAacggacaccaataatctgattttaacatgattaagacaatactgattaagagtctaccatgtaaacagctctTTTtaatcataatcgaactaaacagaaatcggattaagacatatGCTGATTTttgtcgcattattgaagtgcagcacagaaatgtaaacgccttaatcaaactattactctcgtgtaggattttcgccacattttgcagtaggatagtctatacacacatggctgtttgacaccatTCTCTGCAATTACCGAGttagtgaaggaccacagacactgGCATGGTGAAATGCAGAGATTTTTCCCCCATACGGCATGCGGtaccaaattccattaaaacagctttttcagcagttcatactcgcatccaatatctcctTTGTCATGGAGGCATGCATAAAAAGCtcttgaatgaaagtgaaagtgccaaactgcagttaaagtcgacaaattaaaaacaaaacacctaaaattacatgaaactccagatgaaatgtggatagcgcgatGACACAATGACGTTACTTGAatgatgtgctataacatgtaaaacgcgatcatgaaaggaacattcaaaaggcaactcatgtaaacaccttaatcataatattgtcttattcagattgaggcaaataatttgattactgatgtccatgtaaatgtagtcactgtcatgatagcaaagacaaaaaataaatatataaataattattaaaactactatgattaaaaatgtgctgaaaaaaaaatcttctctccattaaacaaaacttgggtaatattttttaaagaatgaaaataactctgcgtttgtttggagtttagattagcaatttacatttttatcataaaatacctcattcactaaatatttatctctcctacttggggtgaacaatcccttaacacactcacacaaacaaatctacttttaaacgttctgtctctcgagcatccgcctggtgtttgtagctttagcctgctagcaccgctggtcagctaaagctaccgacatctttcattcacttattttttcacttactggctttgctcttcaccttgtacaatgtcgcttgcgtgtctgtccttgagtgcaggagaagtaTCGATGgaggagctggaagcagtggagtcccagattcgctcccttGAGACGAAGCGAGCAGGGCTCAGGGCTTATcccttaacccgtactcgctcgtctgaggtaagtgttcaatacaataacatttttccttcttcctcaaccccgcgtctttctgtccaggcccagcgcaccgagggcgCGGCtctcccaggcgtcgttcacgccgacacccggctaccacgccccctgggtgcagccgcgtaaggtgcttaccgggtcccggggcagaacgtctcctcctccggtgttcgagatccccacggagaaccgcttcgtcCCTCTCCGCGAGACTggtcgcgatgtggccatcattggcgactcaatcgtgcgccacgtccgctccgcttcctccaaaggtaacaaagtacacactttctgcttccctggtgcccgagttaagaatatttctgcacagatacctactatcctgagcgctgccgagagcctcagtgccgtcgtcctccacgtggggacgaacgacaccgggctccggcagacggagatcctgaagaaggacttcaggagcctgatcgagacggttcgacgcaccttgCCCGCCACGCacatcatcgtttctggaccgcttcctacctaccgccgaggaaatgaaaggttcttTTCTGGGAgagtcctaggcttttccgcgctgacgggctgcaccccagtcgagctggagctgaactcctgtcggacaacatctccagaatacttcgctctatctgactagtaagtaaaaattcacaatttagccatacagactcctattcgtcccacataaataacagtaatgcatacctagctaaccccatagagactgtgtctgttcctcgcattattagatcaagaaacaaacgtactgtgtgctccaaaaataatctattaagaattaaaaccagaaaaaccactaaaaagtgaaaatacaaatttcatgaagcttggtctcctaaacatcaggtcactagcacctaa
This region of Danio aesculapii chromosome 4, fDanAes4.1, whole genome shotgun sequence genomic DNA includes:
- the depdc4 gene encoding DEP domain-containing protein 4, with amino-acid sequence MAVDLTPRFRRLNSQTCFRENKQLPGFSGPFRATQLWQNIIEALRTQVELRPRRQHLRVHHDCFTGTDAVDVVLSHLMQNIYFCSSEVSRLKAARLCQALMESRVFEPIGMKLFRREKEMSFEDSSCSLYQFLDGSARKSYSGCENQTPDKPMGKRKTSLRFREMQTISNPLVLGSSDRRVERLLKNINLHPSIPSDLHRAAVSNSFLSKKVVCDVWRQQTLLQLLQVVEISMLDCILTSPAKPEPLRSSLRNHCDLVISNTCVDHEVSESLNLPELDSWLMAAVDCLELFPDQLIVSASEQLMQKNKTVGEEMFGMQKKLLFDTIAKYYNSPERPPLLSGRYIDIHTGIIQLLDCGRGEDALRAAQLCLQLLESTSRDELRRLLGFMAAAANNEAFKLHKQTENRALVSKTFVKAVIQSKEMTRGQCEQLLLFLTDNLTQLFKTPLTLIDAVRKTLQTLQQGTDLDKVALFTFCQQVSHQQYEDNKDKATVDSLKQLIHHIAQSDRLSAKQKRRLAKQFHKHHPGIFLQHFYATF